DNA sequence from the Chloroflexota bacterium genome:
GGTCTGCGGGCCGACAATGTTCTTCATCATCTCGTCGAACAGCTTGTACATCTGACGATAGCTGTCGGCATCTTTCTTGGAGAACTTAGCTATAGAGGCACAGGTCTTCTCCACATCTGTATAGATGCAGAGGCACTTGCCGTCCTTCAGAGGCATGGCCCACTGAAGCTCCGGTTTAATGTGTTTGACCAGGTATTCATCGAAATTGAGATCCTGGTAGACCGGCGCGTAATCCACCATCATGTGGTAGATGGCGTGGGTATTGTGGAAGAAATCCGGCAGGGTCACCTGTTCTGTCATCAGGCCTCCGCCGACCTCGAACCTCTTCTCCAGGAGTAAACATTTCTGGCCTGCCTTGGCAAGGTAGGCACCGATCTCTAGCCCGTTGGGGCCACCTCCGATGATTATTATGTCGAATTTCTGTGCCACATTCCCTCCTTGTTTAGGTTTTCAGAAATCAGCCAAAGCGAGTTTTTACTCGTAGTATTATACACTTGACATTTGCCCCAGGGCAACATTACTACCATTAATCTCGGCCCTGCCGAAAGCACCTCTCGCCTTATTGTGTTGTTGGGGGTTTGAAAGACTCCCGCATCTTATTCGTAGCCCAGCGAGTATAATGGACCAGGGAATCCGGCTCCTCCTTGCCTTTCTCCTCCCAAGGCTTGCCCAGACCCATGTCCCTGGCAATCGTCTTATAGCAGTTGTAGGCCGCCTCTGCGCTGGCGTTGCCACCTATAGGCCAGAAGCCACCTGTGCAGTAGAGGTTCTTCACAGGCGTCCGGTGGCTAGACAGCTCTGGTGTGGGCCTGTTAGGACCGGATTGCCAGAGAGTCCGGTCGATCCCGGCGAAGTTC
Encoded proteins:
- a CDS encoding NAD(P)-binding protein; the encoded protein is MAQKFDIIIIGGGPNGLEIGAYLAKAGQKCLLLEKRFEVGGGLMTEQVTLPDFFHNTHAIYHMMVDYAPVYQDLNFDEYLVKHIKPELQWAMPLKDGKCLCIYTDVEKTCASIAKFSKKDADSYRQMYKLFDEMMKNIVGPQT